ACAGTTCCTCTGTGAACTTCTCGGTGTAGGTGTACAGGTGGGAGCGCTTCTCCACGTCGTAGAAAGACAGCTGGCCCTGCTCATAGTCCAGGTACACCCCCACCTTCCTGGGCACCAGGCTCTGTGACAGCGGGGTGACAGGCACTGTCAGGGCTTTCAGATCTGTGCCCCTCTCAAGACGGAGGGTTAGGTAGCCTGTTTCCGTGGTGAGCGGGCGGAAGCCCTGCCTCACCGCAGACGCCTTGGCCACACCCAACCGCCAATCCCGCtcacccacctccacctcccagaAGTGGCGTCCAGAGGAGTAGCCCTCCTGGCCCACTGCACACCACCAGCCGTCGAAGCGTCTTGGGCATCGCGGGACTGCCCGACGCTCCAGGCCGCATCGCATACGCTTTTCATCACCGGAGATGAGGAGGTCTGGGTTGGCTGTGTCGGAGTCTAAAGTGACGTCCTCTGTGGAGTTACACACCAGGAAGATTACAAATCTGGTGACAGATTATAAATGAGGAACAGAGATTATCTGATTGTAAATGGTTTTCATACCTGCGGCATCGCAAATCCAGTTCCAGACTgtaaaaagaaggagagaaactctttaaagctgctgtactcgtcatgttttatattatcAATAgatcaaatgactgtgtgtaatgtgtaaggAGTCACTCATAGTGATGGAGCCACAGAGAATCATCACCCACCTGCTGATAAACCCTATTTACACCACCtactcagcaccaaacagcagacatgcAAAGCTAGGAGCTAGCTGGTGACCATagaggagcatttagcagctaaatacccagatatttttctcagttGACAGAAACCAAAAGTTAATAATggacttacatttatctcttaTTGACCTAAATCTACTACAATtgcaaatgtcattttttttacaatcaaatatgattaaaggaatatttcctCCCTCAAATGAAAATGTGATAAGTTGAATTTGAGAAGAAATCACCTCCAAAGTGAACAATGAATCCAAAAGCAGAGAAAATccttgatgaatttaagtccTGAGTTTCCGCATTAACAACATCAAAACTTTATCACAACATctttttacaaactcacaccggcttgtgcagtataatccaagtctcatttatccagtcatatgctcagtacttcccagacagccctttctgacgtggagctgaactaaaagtgaaatttgTCTACGCTCTctccaaagccagactccattgacaaaaacagtaattttacctcactgaacatgggagctgagGGTCTATCAATGCCTTGATcaattagtttgtttgtgttattgtgtgaatatggtgttttaaagggttagttcagattcaccaaagtcacacaataacacacacaaatgatggaggcagtggtagaccagcagttcatatgttcagtgaggtaaaatttctgtttttgttaatgaagtctggctttaaagagagcacacatcattttcacttttagttgtgttccccatcagaaagctgtactgagcatacgactggataaatgagacttggattaaactGCATGAGTTGTGCGAGAGTTTATAGTAGAGTTTGATGTAGTTTTGATGTTGTTAAGCATGGACCCCTATGctttcaattcatcaagaattttcgtTTTGATTGGTCGTTCACTGTGGAAGTGttcgagaaaaacaaagctttccttatgaattcaacataacactgGGTGCgtaattgatatataaatggtTATTCGggggtaaagtattcctttaaaatgtcagtaGCTGCAACAATTGATGTTCAACCAACCAGCTTTGGTCAATAAATGTTATCATTATCAAGGTAAAACTCAATATACTGTAATATGACAGTAGATTTTAGATCAAATCACGCAGCCCTGGTCAACATATTAACCAATAATGAAACtaatcattagctgcagcccAACCACAAACATGGTGATTTAATTTCAGGGTAATTCTTTCAAACAGCTGTGAAGGTTTCTACTCACCACTGTGGGGGATGTAGCGGACAGCGTctgagagaagaaagagatTACCGTGATTACAAAGAGACAATCAAGACTTTCATTCATCACCCAAATCTTCCCTCATGCTCCTTTCCCTACTTGCTTCCACTATCCTTTAATCACATATCGATCCTGATTAGTGCTAATGAAAGTGGCTCATCAAGGTTCACTCCTGCTGAAGAGGCTGATTAAGTGCTACTGTATGTATACGTGATGTTATTATCATGAGCAGTCCACACGTCATGGATGGCTCTTCAGCATTGTGACTGCTGATTGATTCTTTGTCTGCTTCTTTATCTTTTAACACTGTCTTAAATTAACAAGAGATACTTCAAACTCTCTCACCGGTCTTCTGGCTCTTCTGCTTTCTCACCAGCCATTGCTTTGTCACGTCCTCCtgaacattcacacacacatacagacagacagttaaACATAAAGATGATGCAGGCCAAGGTGAGTTTTACAATGAGATTAAGAGATTAACCTGATTGGATGTCATGCAGCACATATACATAATGATTCACACTGTTTACACTTTGCTAATTTTTCACCCCTCCAATCCTCtcaattttttaattcaatttaattagCACTTTGCTCATCCTATCATTTATAGATTCAAGGTAATGAATGTCTTCTTTGGTCTGGAACAAGACAAATATTCAACACAATCTAATCAGGGAAATATTGTGACAGACATCCAGACCTTGACAGGGCTGTCGGCGTTCATCACGGCCAGCATGACAAGCTCCATGGCTGGGAGCAGGTTAGGGAGACGCCCCCTCTTCCACTGGAACTCCAGGTCATCTAGCATCATGAGCACAGGCTCACCTGGCCAGACGGTGGGCTGAGAAGAATGAAACAATGAACGCAATCAGTGTGTTTACTTTAACTTGTGATCATAGCTCCAGCATGCTCTGAGTATGATGGGATGACTGTCAAGGACAGGGCTTAGCTTAATCATCTTTATCAAATTCAAGGAGGGAACTGGGTCAGACTTTAATCACCAACTAGCCACACAGGCACCGGAAGAACAAGCTGGCACACAACATCCTCGCCATCCTATAGTCACCTGAGGTCTGCTCTTAATCTCTCGTGTCCAGTCCATGATGACTCTTTTGTGGGCCCCCATGTCACACTCCCCGCCTGCCTCCAGCATGCAAAGGAGGTGTCCCTTCCAGTCTTTCTTCTCTGGTTTCTCATACTGGTATTCAGACAGGATGATCCTCGGCTGAACAAGAAACCACAAATAATGAAGGGGCGGCTCACctaccaactgtatcaccatgcagaagtacgtgtgcatctactgcttgCTCTCTTAGcaacactgagctagctaatgttacagctcaacAGAGGACGCTATTAATATTTATATCTCATGCTGTTATCGCCCCAGCTTTTCATCCATGAGTAAATGCGTGCCAACAACACCAACCGTATcgctgcgcagaaggaagcgtgcatctactcatggaccaCAGGCTCATTCTTGTGACATAacaacattaatggcgtccccTTTGGCTGAGCTGTATCGTAAGCTAGCTCAGAGGTGCTAAATGAGCCAGCtatagatgcacgcttcctgaaggtcagtggaaagaaaatagttagtacatgaaactgctcacaacaaggtctgtggattatcttgattaaccaggtcatgatttctggaaagagacgtcgctgttgagtttttccaaatgtgttttttggcactttgagcaccacaagctgagtgccatttagttccattatattagagagtaGGCAGACATCGCCAAGGCCGATAACCCCAACATTCtgcaactcacaacaaaactatctagactgataaatagcactacagggaagaggaaaaatatgtagtttcaatttgggggtgaactgcccctttaaagtAGCTTGACACAAATATAATCgacaactattttgataatcaaatgATTTTTGTGCAAAattgtcaattaaaaaaaacgttTTAGCCTCTCAATTTTGaagatttcctgcttttctgtcTAGTATCGTATCAATCTGActgtctttgggttttggactgcaGCCCTACATTACAGCAACAGTGAAACATCCAGAAACACATAGACATAAACAGCACCAACTGCACACCTACGTACCTGTACTCTCTTCTCCAACACAGCAGCCCATTCCACAATGAAATCACGACACACACTGGCCGGCCAGATGTCCTCACTTGTCCAGATGTGGCCGAGGATGTTTGACCTCTGGGGTGAAGATTTACAGTACATAATACAGGTGAGATGTACTGTAAATGCATGTTTGTctgtgacagacagagagcacagaggaggaaaagagctCACCTGGCAAATTTTGTTGAGCTCACGGGCCAGTTCCATGATAAATAACTGACTCTCTACCAGTGGCTCCTTTTTCTCAAGTTTCACTTTCTTACGGGACTCCTGGAGCAAAGAAACAGAAGATAAAAAGGTTAGGAAAAAATACAACTTGGAGTACGTTATTGAGCAAGGTGTACAAATTCTGG
The nucleotide sequence above comes from Epinephelus lanceolatus isolate andai-2023 chromosome 21, ASM4190304v1, whole genome shotgun sequence. Encoded proteins:
- the LOC117246842 gene encoding butyrophilin subfamily 2 member A2 — translated: MMKDCLQFLIEPAKKLKIRLKESRKKVKLEKKEPLVESQLFIMELARELNKICQRSNILGHIWTSEDIWPASVCRDFIVEWAAVLEKRVQPRIILSEYQYEKPEKKDWKGHLLCMLEAGGECDMGAHKRVIMDWTREIKSRPQPTVWPGEPVLMMLDDLEFQWKRGRLPNLLPAMELVMLAVMNADSPVKEDVTKQWLVRKQKSQKTDAVRYIPHSVWNWICDAAEDVTLDSDTANPDLLISGDEKRMRCGLERRAVPRCPRRFDGWWCAVGQEGYSSGRHFWEVEVGERDWRLGVAKASAVRQGFRPLTTETGYLTLRLERGTDLKALTVPVTPLSQSLVPRKVGVYLDYEQGQLSFYDVEKRSHLYTYTEKFTEELYPVFGTVEVVKDLVIRPADVRQPCLCPGPCLWT